In Gemmata obscuriglobus, a single genomic region encodes these proteins:
- a CDS encoding TIGR03000 domain-containing protein, producing the protein MFTPRTARAFGLAFAVFFTSASLATLSVGAQPEKKDAAQKVKSKIKITLPREDAELKIEDKLMKVTGVTREFETPDLEAGKLYEYTFTTTWAPNNYTILTRTKSIEFKAGDDVVADLTKADPKVPDAAKIRWVPTPDDIVDEMMKLGKIGKDDVVYEPGPGDGRMLIAAVKKGAKKGVGIELDPKKAEEARENIKKAGLEKQITIIEGDALKDRDYSEATVVLLYMGNEFNDLLRPILDKQLKAGSRIVSHRFVIGDWKPDTTKTITGADGDEYLIHLWTVKEKKK; encoded by the coding sequence ATGTTCACCCCCCGCACCGCCCGAGCGTTCGGGCTGGCCTTCGCCGTCTTCTTCACGTCCGCGAGCCTGGCGACGCTGTCCGTCGGGGCGCAGCCGGAGAAGAAAGACGCGGCGCAGAAGGTCAAGTCAAAGATCAAGATCACGCTGCCGCGTGAGGACGCGGAGCTGAAGATCGAAGACAAGCTGATGAAGGTGACCGGCGTCACCCGCGAGTTCGAGACCCCGGACCTGGAAGCCGGCAAGCTGTACGAGTACACCTTCACGACCACCTGGGCGCCGAACAACTACACCATCCTCACCCGCACCAAGTCCATCGAGTTCAAGGCCGGCGACGACGTGGTCGCGGACCTCACAAAGGCCGACCCCAAGGTCCCGGACGCCGCGAAGATCCGCTGGGTGCCCACCCCGGACGACATCGTCGACGAGATGATGAAGCTGGGCAAGATCGGCAAGGACGACGTGGTGTACGAGCCCGGCCCCGGGGACGGCCGGATGCTGATCGCGGCCGTGAAGAAGGGCGCGAAGAAGGGCGTCGGCATCGAGCTCGACCCGAAGAAGGCGGAAGAGGCCCGCGAGAACATCAAGAAGGCCGGGCTGGAGAAGCAGATCACCATCATTGAGGGCGACGCGCTGAAGGACCGCGACTACAGCGAGGCCACGGTGGTCCTGCTGTACATGGGCAACGAGTTCAACGACCTGCTCCGCCCGATCCTCGACAAGCAGCTCAAGGCGGGCTCGCGGATCGTCTCGCACCGGTTCGTGATCGGCGACTGGAAGCCCGACACCACCAAGACCATCACCGGCGCCGACGGCGACGAGTACCTGATCCACCTGTGGACCGTGAAGGAAAAGAAGAAGTAA
- a CDS encoding sugar transferase has product MSPVRTSPRSALRAPLPQPPRSRRAGPAPAPGPLSRGERAKAAADVALAALMLIPALPAVLACAALVKLTSRGPAVYTQARVGRGGAVFTLYKLRTMYHDCEKLTGPRWSTPGDSRITPLGRVLRKLHLDELPQLLNVLRGEMSLVGPRPERPEIVKKLRDVVVGYDRRHAVRPGITGFAQVHLPPDTCVRSVRNKLVYDLFYIRNRSWRMELFLLFATGLKTLGLKRLYHRAPRVPTE; this is encoded by the coding sequence ATGTCTCCCGTACGAACCAGCCCGAGGTCCGCGTTGCGAGCCCCTTTACCACAGCCCCCGCGTTCGCGCCGCGCCGGCCCCGCCCCGGCCCCGGGGCCGCTGTCGCGCGGCGAGCGGGCGAAGGCGGCGGCGGACGTCGCGCTCGCGGCGCTCATGCTGATCCCGGCCCTGCCCGCGGTGCTGGCGTGCGCGGCGCTGGTGAAGCTCACCTCGCGCGGGCCGGCCGTGTACACCCAGGCCCGGGTCGGGCGCGGCGGGGCCGTGTTCACGCTGTACAAGCTCCGCACCATGTACCACGACTGCGAGAAGCTGACCGGGCCGCGGTGGAGCACCCCGGGCGACTCCCGGATCACCCCCCTGGGCCGCGTGCTGCGCAAGCTCCACCTCGACGAGCTGCCGCAACTGCTCAACGTGCTGCGGGGCGAGATGAGCCTCGTGGGGCCGCGCCCGGAGCGCCCCGAGATCGTGAAGAAGCTCCGCGATGTGGTCGTCGGGTACGACCGCCGGCACGCGGTGCGCCCCGGGATCACCGGGTTCGCGCAGGTTCACCTGCCGCCGGACACCTGCGTCCGCAGCGTGCGGAACAAGCTCGTGTACGACCTGTTCTACATCCGCAATCGGTCCTGGCGGATGGAACTGTTCCTCCTGTTCGCCACCGGGCTGAAGACGCTCGGGCTGAAGCGCCTGTACCACCGCGCCCCGCGCGTGCCGACGGAGTAA
- a CDS encoding NifU family protein, translating into MSLKERVEHALKVEIAPALMLDGAGIEVLEVTGGVASVRLSGACAGCPATIMTVITSLEDELRKKVPEVEILEAVP; encoded by the coding sequence ATGAGCCTCAAGGAACGTGTGGAACACGCGCTAAAGGTCGAGATCGCCCCGGCGCTCATGCTCGACGGCGCCGGGATCGAGGTGCTGGAGGTGACCGGCGGGGTCGCCTCGGTGCGCCTGTCCGGCGCGTGCGCCGGGTGCCCGGCGACCATCATGACCGTCATCACCTCGCTCGAAGACGAGCTGCGCAAGAAGGTGCCGGAGGTCGAAATTCTGGAAGCCGTTCCCTGA
- a CDS encoding transposase, whose amino-acid sequence MNGQEAVEVVYGITSRNPVAAPPDALLGYTRAHWGIESRHHIRDVTLGEDRCRVRRGAAPRVLASLRNVAAYLLRTLGTGTIAAAVRTIVATPERALAALNQPVSISE is encoded by the coding sequence ATGAATGGGCAGGAGGCGGTGGAGGTGGTGTACGGGATCACCAGCCGGAACCCGGTGGCCGCGCCACCGGATGCGTTGCTCGGATATACCCGGGCGCACTGGGGTATCGAGAGCCGGCACCACATCCGCGACGTGACCCTGGGCGAGGACCGGTGCCGGGTACGGCGGGGCGCGGCACCACGGGTGCTGGCGAGCCTGCGGAACGTCGCAGCGTACCTGCTACGGACCCTCGGTACCGGTACCATTGCAGCGGCCGTTCGGACCATCGTTGCCACACCCGAACGGGCACTAGCGGCGCTTAATCAGCCAGTTTCAATCTCTGAGTAG
- a CDS encoding cofactor-independent phosphoglycerate mutase, translated as MKYVIVIPDGCADEPVAELGNLTPLQAAKLPNMDRVAAGGVVGLSNNVPPSLTPASDVATLSLFGYDPLKYYTGRAPLETAAMGIHLGPNDWAVRCNLVYTPDGHMRDFTAGHISSEDGAPLIKALQHELGGTEIAGGTIEFHPGVQYRNIMVWRSNSETSPLNGTKAQAPHDIPDRPVADYLPTGPGAEMLVSLMEASKPILAAHPVNARRIAEGKKPATQAWLWGHGKAPRVNPFAEVYGGTRGAIISAVDLVRGVGVLLGWHRIDVPGATGYLDTDYAAKGRYAIEALGAFDLVCVHVEAPDEASHEGKAHEKVKALEQIDTHIVGPLLDALPRYGDFRVLVEPDHRTTLKTRAHAYGAVAFAACGAGITPDAATQYDEPTAATTGLSFDPGWNLMKWWLGQDK; from the coding sequence ATGAAATACGTCATCGTGATCCCGGACGGTTGCGCCGACGAGCCCGTCGCCGAACTCGGCAACCTGACCCCCCTCCAGGCGGCGAAGCTGCCCAACATGGACCGCGTCGCCGCGGGCGGCGTGGTGGGCCTCTCGAACAACGTCCCGCCGTCGCTCACGCCGGCGTCGGACGTTGCGACGCTGTCCCTGTTCGGCTACGACCCGCTGAAGTACTACACCGGCCGCGCGCCGCTCGAAACGGCCGCGATGGGGATTCACCTCGGCCCGAACGACTGGGCCGTGCGGTGCAACCTCGTGTACACCCCCGACGGGCACATGCGGGACTTCACCGCGGGGCACATCTCGAGCGAGGACGGCGCGCCGCTGATTAAGGCGCTCCAGCACGAACTCGGGGGAACGGAGATCGCGGGCGGGACGATCGAGTTCCACCCCGGCGTGCAGTACCGCAACATCATGGTGTGGCGCTCGAACTCCGAGACCTCGCCCCTCAACGGCACGAAGGCGCAAGCGCCCCACGACATCCCGGACCGGCCCGTTGCGGACTACCTCCCGACCGGCCCCGGCGCGGAGATGCTGGTCTCCCTGATGGAAGCCAGCAAGCCCATTCTGGCCGCCCACCCGGTGAACGCCAGGCGGATCGCCGAGGGGAAGAAGCCCGCGACGCAGGCGTGGCTGTGGGGCCACGGGAAGGCGCCCCGGGTGAATCCCTTCGCCGAAGTGTACGGCGGCACGCGCGGGGCGATCATCTCCGCGGTGGACCTCGTCCGCGGGGTCGGGGTGCTGCTCGGGTGGCACCGGATCGACGTGCCCGGCGCCACCGGCTACCTCGACACCGACTACGCGGCCAAGGGCCGGTACGCGATCGAGGCCCTCGGCGCGTTCGATCTCGTCTGCGTTCACGTCGAGGCGCCCGACGAGGCGTCGCACGAGGGCAAAGCGCATGAGAAGGTCAAAGCCCTCGAACAGATCGACACGCACATCGTCGGCCCGCTGCTCGACGCGCTGCCGCGGTACGGCGACTTCCGCGTTCTCGTGGAGCCGGACCACCGCACCACGCTGAAGACCCGCGCTCACGCTTACGGCGCGGTCGCGTTCGCCGCGTGCGGGGCTGGCATTACCCCCGACGCCGCAACACAATACGACGAGCCGACCGCTGCGACGACCGGGCTGAGCTTTGACCCGGGTTGGAACCTGATGAAGTGGTGGCTCGGTCAGGATAAGTGA
- a CDS encoding glycosyltransferase — MPSVSVVVPVRNESRSIEHTLRLLLTQDFPRADFEVIVADGVSTDDTVPIVRRLQGEFPNLKLVFNADKLASAGRNTAIRHATKDVLVIVDGHCHVPDRDYLRNLSDAFETSQADCLGRPQPLDVPNPTPFQSAVSAARSSRLGHNPDSDIYSNEPKFVPPQSTAVAYSRTVFHAVGLFDQAFDACEDVEFNERVHAAGLSCYFTPAVKIVYEPRASFRALFYQLGRYGSGRAKLAFKHPKSLSVPALVPPLWAVWVIAGALLSLAVPYAGWVWFGSVALYLGVLLGAGAVLGRSAPRAVALRIPMVFVAIHFGFAWGFWKEAAKQLRRSLQHWAGAPAFKPAKH; from the coding sequence ATGCCGTCCGTTTCTGTCGTCGTCCCGGTGCGGAACGAGTCGCGGTCGATCGAGCACACGCTCCGGCTGCTGCTCACGCAGGACTTCCCCCGCGCCGACTTCGAGGTCATCGTCGCCGACGGCGTGTCGACCGACGACACGGTCCCCATCGTGCGCCGACTCCAGGGCGAGTTCCCCAACCTGAAGCTGGTGTTCAACGCCGACAAGCTGGCCTCGGCTGGTCGCAACACCGCGATCCGGCATGCCACCAAGGACGTGCTCGTGATCGTGGACGGGCACTGCCACGTGCCGGACCGCGACTACCTCCGAAACCTGTCCGACGCGTTCGAGACGAGTCAGGCGGACTGCCTGGGCCGGCCGCAGCCGCTGGACGTGCCGAACCCGACCCCGTTCCAGTCCGCGGTCAGCGCCGCGCGGAGCAGCCGGCTGGGCCACAACCCGGACTCCGACATCTACTCGAACGAGCCGAAGTTCGTCCCGCCGCAGAGCACCGCGGTCGCGTACTCGCGGACCGTGTTCCACGCCGTCGGGCTGTTCGATCAGGCGTTCGACGCCTGCGAGGACGTGGAGTTCAACGAGCGCGTCCACGCCGCCGGGCTGAGCTGCTACTTCACGCCGGCGGTGAAGATCGTGTACGAGCCGCGGGCGAGTTTCCGCGCCCTGTTCTACCAACTGGGCCGGTACGGCAGCGGCCGGGCGAAGCTGGCTTTCAAGCACCCGAAGTCGCTCTCGGTGCCCGCCCTGGTGCCGCCGCTGTGGGCCGTGTGGGTGATCGCCGGTGCGCTGCTGAGCCTCGCCGTACCTTACGCGGGCTGGGTGTGGTTCGGGAGCGTGGCTCTTTATTTGGGCGTGCTACTGGGCGCGGGCGCCGTACTCGGGCGGAGCGCGCCCCGCGCGGTCGCGCTCCGCATCCCGATGGTGTTCGTGGCGATCCACTTCGGGTTCGCGTGGGGGTTCTGGAAGGAAGCCGCGAAGCAGTTACGGCGGTCGCTCCAGCACTGGGCGGGGGCGCCCGCCTTCAAGCCGGCGAAGCACTAG
- a CDS encoding PQQ-binding-like beta-propeller repeat protein — MTRSLLALLVFASALALAPAADWPRFRGPNGTGTAAGPLPGIDPEKPLWKIELGGGKGVSSPIVVGGKVYVQSASADGKARVLTALDAATGKQLWSKEVPGDKAKAHAKNSLASGTPACDGSQLYCAWWDGSGVSLAAYDLAGKEQWSASLGGYVSQHGPGFSPMVHDGLVFVNVDDDEHAELVAFDAKTGQKKWFKTRKHVRACYTTPFILERAGKPAELVLGTTTAVTSYEPATGKVNWEYPIAWPKGDMPLRVIGHPVYAGGLLVVYSGDGGGGRYMAAIDPERKTPAKVWDLRKETPYVPCVLVKGDKLFWIGDKGVATCAEAKTGKALWAERVFSADVTASPVLVGDTILMISEKGEVAAVKAGNEYEEPVKVSLGEGVFATPAVADGRVYIRGVNTLFCFGKK, encoded by the coding sequence ATGACCCGCTCGCTGCTGGCTCTGCTCGTTTTCGCCTCCGCGCTCGCGCTCGCCCCGGCCGCCGACTGGCCCCGGTTCCGCGGCCCCAACGGGACCGGCACCGCCGCCGGCCCGCTGCCCGGGATCGACCCGGAGAAGCCGCTCTGGAAGATCGAACTGGGCGGCGGGAAGGGCGTCAGCTCGCCCATCGTGGTGGGCGGGAAGGTGTACGTTCAGTCGGCGTCGGCGGACGGCAAAGCCCGCGTGCTGACCGCGCTCGACGCGGCGACCGGGAAGCAGTTGTGGAGCAAGGAGGTGCCCGGCGATAAGGCGAAGGCGCACGCGAAGAACTCGCTCGCGTCCGGCACGCCCGCGTGCGACGGCTCGCAACTGTACTGCGCCTGGTGGGACGGCAGCGGGGTGAGCCTGGCGGCCTACGACCTCGCCGGCAAGGAGCAGTGGTCGGCGTCGCTCGGCGGGTACGTCAGCCAGCACGGCCCGGGGTTCTCGCCGATGGTCCACGACGGCCTCGTGTTCGTGAACGTGGACGACGACGAGCACGCGGAACTGGTCGCGTTCGACGCGAAAACGGGCCAGAAAAAGTGGTTCAAGACCCGGAAGCACGTGCGCGCCTGCTACACCACCCCGTTCATCCTGGAGCGGGCCGGCAAGCCGGCGGAGTTGGTCCTCGGCACCACCACGGCCGTCACCTCCTACGAGCCGGCCACCGGAAAGGTGAACTGGGAGTACCCGATCGCGTGGCCGAAGGGGGACATGCCGCTGCGCGTGATCGGCCACCCGGTGTACGCGGGCGGGCTGCTGGTCGTGTACTCCGGTGACGGCGGCGGCGGGCGGTACATGGCCGCGATCGACCCCGAGCGCAAGACCCCGGCCAAGGTGTGGGACCTGCGGAAGGAGACGCCCTACGTCCCGTGCGTGCTGGTGAAGGGCGACAAGCTGTTCTGGATCGGCGACAAGGGCGTCGCGACCTGTGCCGAGGCGAAAACCGGCAAGGCGCTGTGGGCCGAGCGGGTGTTCAGCGCCGACGTCACCGCCTCCCCGGTCCTCGTGGGCGACACCATCTTGATGATCTCGGAGAAGGGCGAGGTCGCGGCGGTGAAGGCCGGGAACGAGTACGAGGAGCCGGTGAAAGTGTCGCTGGGGGAGGGCGTGTTCGCGACGCCCGCCGTGGCCGACGGGCGAGTCTACATCCGCGGGGTGAACACGCTGTTCTGCTTCGGAAAGAAGTGA
- a CDS encoding ISAs1 family transposase, whose amino-acid sequence MRLQTRRRTCPGSLVERLAELPDPRSRHGRQYPLVGLLTLCLVAAMGGHTTPAAISQFGRRQKRLGHALGFKNGNMPCANTIAGRLRKLDPDHLDRIIGDWRAGRHPEGWEHLALDGRQLRGSRDGEVPGAHRLAAYAPGAAAVVAQMTVEATTNEHKAALRLLGVLPPLGGTVVIGDAICTQPDVCAAVQQRGGDDTLYAKSNQGTLRADLEAAFATAAGGDFPPRVTAPVGPGRGHRM is encoded by the coding sequence GTGCGGCTCCAAACGAGGAGGCGTACATGTCCCGGGTCACTGGTCGAGCGGTTGGCCGAGTTGCCGGATCCGCGAAGCCGTCACGGGCGCCAGTACCCGCTGGTGGGGCTGCTGACCCTGTGCCTGGTGGCGGCGATGGGCGGGCACACCACGCCTGCGGCGATCTCCCAGTTCGGTCGGCGGCAGAAGCGGCTGGGGCATGCGTTGGGGTTCAAGAACGGCAACATGCCGTGTGCCAACACCATCGCCGGACGGCTGCGGAAGCTGGACCCGGACCACCTGGACCGGATCATCGGGGACTGGCGGGCGGGCCGGCACCCCGAGGGGTGGGAGCACCTGGCGTTGGACGGCCGGCAGTTGCGCGGGTCCCGAGACGGCGAGGTACCGGGTGCGCACCGGCTGGCCGCGTATGCCCCGGGGGCCGCGGCGGTGGTGGCCCAGATGACGGTCGAGGCCACGACCAACGAGCACAAGGCGGCCCTGCGGCTGCTGGGCGTGTTGCCCCCGCTGGGCGGAACGGTGGTCATCGGGGACGCCATCTGTACCCAGCCGGACGTGTGCGCCGCGGTGCAACAGCGGGGTGGGGACGACACCTTGTACGCCAAGAGCAACCAAGGCACCTTGCGGGCCGACCTGGAAGCCGCGTTCGCCACCGCCGCGGGGGGCGATTTTCCCCCCCGGGTTACAGCACCTGTGGGACCGGGACGCGGGCACCGCATGTGA
- a CDS encoding sugar phosphate isomerase/epimerase family protein, with translation MFLGYNTNGFAHHRLGDALDVLAELGYGGVALTPDVNHLDPHALDLSARTAEFGAGLARHGLRCAIETGARFVLDPRRKHQPTLISPTDELRERRHWFLWLCVRLAEELGAGCVSFWSGAPDDRAAPSELMTRLVEQCKRLAEEAGRRGVRLAFEPEPGMFIDTMDKFAELHGRVNHPAFGLTVDVGHLVCNGELPVSKFLADWKHVLWNIHIEDMRPGVHDHIMFGEGAVDFADVFAGLRAAGYREGVYVELSRHSYDAVSTARKARAFLTPYLGERGT, from the coding sequence ATGTTTCTGGGCTACAACACGAACGGGTTCGCCCACCACCGGCTCGGCGACGCGCTGGACGTTCTGGCGGAACTCGGGTACGGCGGGGTCGCACTCACCCCGGACGTGAACCACCTGGACCCGCACGCCCTCGACCTGAGCGCCCGGACCGCCGAGTTCGGCGCGGGGCTCGCGCGCCACGGGCTGCGGTGCGCGATCGAGACCGGCGCGCGGTTCGTGCTGGACCCGCGCCGCAAGCACCAGCCGACCCTCATTTCGCCGACCGACGAGCTGCGCGAGCGGCGGCACTGGTTCCTGTGGCTCTGCGTCCGGCTCGCGGAAGAGTTGGGCGCCGGGTGCGTCAGCTTCTGGTCCGGCGCGCCCGACGACCGCGCCGCGCCTTCGGAGCTAATGACCCGCCTGGTTGAGCAGTGCAAGCGGCTCGCGGAGGAGGCCGGGCGGCGGGGCGTGCGGCTCGCGTTCGAGCCCGAACCCGGCATGTTCATCGACACGATGGACAAGTTTGCCGAACTGCACGGCCGCGTCAACCACCCCGCGTTCGGCCTCACCGTCGATGTCGGGCACCTCGTCTGCAACGGCGAGCTGCCGGTCAGCAAGTTCCTGGCGGACTGGAAACACGTCCTCTGGAACATCCACATCGAGGACATGCGACCGGGCGTACACGATCACATCATGTTCGGCGAGGGCGCGGTCGATTTCGCCGACGTGTTCGCGGGCCTCCGTGCGGCCGGCTACCGCGAGGGCGTGTACGTCGAGTTGAGCCGCCACAGCTACGACGCCGTGAGCACCGCACGCAAGGCGCGAGCGTTTCTGACGCCGTATCTGGGCGAGCGGGGGACGTGA
- a CDS encoding bifunctional riboflavin kinase/FAD synthetase: MATAHLDWSEYPPPEFTGGAVTVGNFDGVHRGHQALVAAAREQADRVRGPAVVVTFGTPPHQVLHPGSERPPLTTIARRAELLHAAGADHVVVLRTGPALLALSPEAFFEDVIARQLGARAVVEGYDFRFGRGRAGTNETLRALCAGAGLAFAELAQVAFAGEPVSSSRVRGALVGGDVARAAELLARPYRIAGTVVTGARRGRTIGFPTANLGDVATLLPGNGVYAVRALVNGVPHPAAANVGPNPTFGEDARKIEVHLIGFAGDLYGQELTVEFVSRLRETRPFGGAAELVEQLKRDIEHATRVLGVSQP; this comes from the coding sequence ATGGCGACGGCTCACCTCGACTGGTCCGAGTACCCGCCCCCGGAGTTCACCGGGGGGGCGGTTACCGTCGGCAACTTCGACGGCGTTCACCGCGGGCACCAGGCCCTCGTGGCCGCGGCGCGCGAGCAGGCGGACCGCGTGCGCGGCCCGGCGGTTGTGGTCACGTTCGGCACCCCGCCGCACCAGGTGCTGCACCCCGGATCGGAACGCCCGCCGCTCACCACGATCGCGCGCCGCGCGGAACTGCTTCACGCGGCCGGGGCCGACCACGTCGTCGTGCTGCGCACCGGGCCGGCGCTGCTGGCGCTCAGCCCCGAGGCGTTCTTCGAAGACGTGATCGCCCGCCAGCTCGGCGCCCGGGCGGTGGTCGAAGGGTACGACTTCCGGTTCGGCCGCGGGCGGGCCGGCACCAACGAGACGCTCCGGGCGCTGTGCGCGGGGGCGGGGCTCGCATTCGCCGAGCTGGCACAGGTCGCGTTTGCCGGCGAGCCGGTGTCGAGCAGCAGGGTGCGCGGCGCCCTCGTCGGGGGCGATGTGGCCCGCGCCGCTGAACTGCTCGCCCGCCCGTACCGCATCGCCGGGACGGTCGTGACCGGCGCACGGCGGGGCCGCACCATCGGGTTCCCGACCGCCAACCTCGGCGACGTGGCGACACTGCTCCCCGGGAACGGCGTGTACGCGGTCCGCGCGCTTGTGAACGGCGTTCCACACCCCGCCGCGGCCAACGTCGGGCCGAACCCGACCTTCGGCGAGGACGCCCGCAAGATCGAGGTCCACCTGATCGGCTTCGCCGGCGACCTGTACGGCCAGGAGCTGACGGTCGAGTTCGTGTCCCGGCTGCGGGAGACGCGGCCGTTCGGCGGCGCGGCCGAACTGGTCGAGCAGTTGAAACGCGACATCGAACACGCGACGCGTGTTCTCGGGGTGAGCCAGCCATGA
- a CDS encoding transposase, with the protein MLLFRPSHSPNLNVIERLWRLTKKKALRGKRYADFATFRAASDEYLDRIPTDHREVLASLMAQKFQTLDSDSFLTA; encoded by the coding sequence GTGTTGCTGTTCCGGCCCTCGCACTCGCCCAACCTGAACGTGATCGAGCGGCTGTGGCGGTTAACCAAGAAGAAGGCCCTGCGGGGCAAGCGCTACGCCGACTTCGCGACCTTCCGGGCGGCCAGCGACGAGTACCTCGATCGCATCCCGACGGACCACCGCGAGGTTCTCGCCTCGCTCATGGCACAGAAGTTCCAGACGCTCGACAGTGACTCATTCCTGACCGCGTAA
- a CDS encoding ATP-dependent Clp protease adaptor ClpS produces the protein MSIRPPSRRDDRTSHLARHNFYPPRRFRVVLHRANGADLVLVTRAVMDITRFGSAEAEYRMWEAHHCGRSLVVVTHLERAELFVEQFALRGLPASIEPA, from the coding sequence ATGTCCATCCGCCCCCCATCTCGGCGGGACGATCGCACGAGCCATCTGGCTCGCCATAACTTTTATCCCCCGCGCCGGTTCAGGGTCGTCCTGCACCGAGCTAACGGCGCCGACCTGGTGCTCGTCACCCGCGCGGTAATGGACATCACCCGGTTCGGCTCGGCCGAGGCCGAGTACCGGATGTGGGAGGCCCACCACTGCGGGCGCTCACTCGTCGTCGTCACGCACCTCGAACGGGCCGAACTGTTCGTCGAGCAGTTCGCACTCCGCGGCCTGCCCGCGAGCATCGAACCCGCTTAG